In Williamsia phyllosphaerae, the DNA window GCCATGCTGCGCCGTCCGCCCGTGCGGCGTCCCCTCGACGAGGGGGTCGTCGAGCACTCCGGCGAGGTGGTGTTGGCGCGCAACGCGATACCGAGCAAGGACCCCGGCCTGATCCTGCGGGTGGCCTCGGCCTCGGCGCGCACGGGCCTGCCGATCAGTGCCTCGACCCTCAGTCGCCTCGCCGACTACGCCCCCGAACTGCGGGAGCCGTGGCCGTCGGAGGCGCTCAGCGATCTGCTCGTGCTGCTGGGCACCGGTCGACACATGGTCGCCCCGATCGAGGCCCTCGACCGCACCGGACTGTGGGGTCGACTCCTGCCCGAGTGGGGAGCGGTCCGCGACCTCCCGCCGCGCGACGCGATCCACACCTGGACCGTCGATCGCCACCTCGTCGAGACCGCGGCCAACGCCTCGCGCATGACCACACGGGTCGCGCGTCCGGACCTGCTGGTGCTCGGTGCCCTGATCCACGACCTGGGCAAGGGGCGCGGCGCCGACCACAGCGTGGTCGGGGCGGAGCTGGCCACGCAGATCGGCAACCGCTTCGGCCTGTGGCCCGACGACGTCGCGACCCTCTCGGCGATGGTCCGTCACCACCTGCTGCTGCCGGCGACCGCAACCCGCCGCGACCTCGACGACCCGGCCACCACCCGCGACGTCGTCGACGCCCTCGGTGGCGACCGGTTGCTGCTGGAGTTGCTGGCCGCGTTGGCCGAGGCCGACTCCCTGGCCACCGGACCCGGCGTGTGGGGCGACTGGAAGGCGTCGCTGATCGGTGAACTCGTCCGTCGCTGCCTGCGCGTCATGGACGGTGAGGAGCTGCCCACCCCCGAACCGCTCACCGACGACCAGCGCGCGCGGGCCGAGGCCGGTGGCGTGTTCGTCGACATCAGACCCACCGAGAACGCGCACACCCACCTGGTCACCATGATCGCCCCCGACTCCGACGGCGCCCTGTCGAAGATGGCCGGGGTGTTGGCGCTCAACGGATTGCGCTGCCACAGCGCCACCGCCCAGTCGCACGCGGGCAGTGTCGTCGACACGTTCATGGTCATCCCCGCGTTCGGTGATCCCCCCGACGCCGGGCTGCTGCGTCAGCAGTTGCTGCAGGCCACCGCGGGCACCATCGACGTCCTCGCGCGGATCGACGCCCGGGAGCGGGAATCGCCCATCCCCACCGCGCCGCCGCCGGTCAACGACCCCGACGGCGCACCCGTGGCGGTGCCGGCACTGTTCGCCCTCGCCCCGCCTCGGGTGCTGTGGATCGACCCCACCCCGTCGCCCTCGCAGGCCGACGGCGCACCGCGCACCGTCCTGGAACTGCGCGCGGCGGACCGCTCGGGACTGCTCAGTCGCGTGT includes these proteins:
- a CDS encoding [protein-PII] uridylyltransferase, which codes for MPFVTSGNDSSGESRRGGPASDATSSAGPPPSATTPPSRTTPTAATDLVAARKQLLRRTDGAKRTDAPALRQVMVDLHDFWLTTKGAELGVRPDSGFAIVAVGGLGRGELLPHSDLDLILLHDDMDPAVVSEVADGLWYPLWDAHIKLDHSVRTVPQALQVAATDMSAALGLLEARHIAGDESLTELLITGVRRQWRADIRNRFVELVDQAGDRWRRGGDIAHRAEPDLKNGRGGLRDVQMLGALAIAQLTDGMANLRPDSPGAGLQVAYTRLLDIRTELHRIAGRPREQLRAQDADEIGAALRIGDRFDLARVISDSARTISYSVDVGLRTAGNALPRRGLAMLRRPPVRRPLDEGVVEHSGEVVLARNAIPSKDPGLILRVASASARTGLPISASTLSRLADYAPELREPWPSEALSDLLVLLGTGRHMVAPIEALDRTGLWGRLLPEWGAVRDLPPRDAIHTWTVDRHLVETAANASRMTTRVARPDLLVLGALIHDLGKGRGADHSVVGAELATQIGNRFGLWPDDVATLSAMVRHHLLLPATATRRDLDDPATTRDVVDALGGDRLLLELLAALAEADSLATGPGVWGDWKASLIGELVRRCLRVMDGEELPTPEPLTDDQRARAEAGGVFVDIRPTENAHTHLVTMIAPDSDGALSKMAGVLALNGLRCHSATAQSHAGSVVDTFMVIPAFGDPPDAGLLRQQLLQATAGTIDVLARIDARERESPIPTAPPPVNDPDGAPVAVPALFALAPPRVLWIDPTPSPSQADGAPRTVLELRAADRSGLLSRVSAVIEAHGVAIEWATVATMGGTVVDTFGLRLTEDSADLRSRLSDAVIAVVPPPEPPRETDDEQGSSGVPIG